Within Candidatus Binataceae bacterium, the genomic segment GTGGCGCGGTCTCACCGGTGATGCGCGCGAGCGCCAGCATCAGGCCGGTGATCACGCCCGGCCACGCGACCGGCAGGACGAAGCGGCGGGTGGCGTGATACTCGCTGGCGCCGAGCGCAAGCGCGGCTTCGCGAACTTCGTAGGGCACGCCGCGCATCGCCTGCTCTGTGGTCCGGATGATCAGCGGCATCATCAGCACGGCAAACGCGAACGAGGCCGAAATCGCGGAGAAGTGGCCGAACGGCTGGACCAGCAGAGTGTAGGCGAAAAGCCCGATCGCGATACTTGGGATGCTGGCGAGAACATCGCACAGGAAGCGAATCAGATTGGCGCCGGGTCCGCGGCCATAGGTGGCGAGAAAGATTCCGGTCAGCAGCCCGACCGGAAAAGCCATCAGCGCCGCCAGCCCGACGATAATCAGGCTGCCGACGATTCCGTTCGCGACGCCACCGCCGGCGATGCCGACCGGATGTGGAAGCTGCGTCAAAAAGGGAATCGAGATCGCGCGGAAGCCCTGCGCGGCCACGTAACCGAGGATCAGGATCAGTACAGTCGCGACGCCGCCCGCACACAATCCGCTTAACGCGACGGGCAGCAACTCACGCCATCGCCGGCGTCCGCCCGGCGTCGGATCAGCTCCTGCCTGATTCATGATTCTGATTCGTCATTTGGCGGGTCTGACTATTGACCAGAGTAACAGGCGCGCCAGCCCATTGACGATCATGCTGACGATGAAGAGCAGCAGCCCGAGCTCGACCAGCGCACTGAGGTAAACTGTAGTAGTAGCTTCGGTGAATTCGTTCGCGATGACGCTCGACAAAGTGTAGCCGGGCGCAAACAGCGAGGCCGAGATCACCGGCCGGTTACCGATCACCATCGTGGTTGCGATGGTCTCGCCGATCGCCCGCCCCAGGGCCAGGATGCAGGCGCCGAAGATGCCGATGCGCGCCGTCGGCAGCACCACGCGGCGGATGACCTCCCAGCGCGTGGCGCCCAGCGCGAGCATCGCCTCGCGCTGCGTCTGCGGCACCGCCGCGATTACGTCGCGCGAGATTGCGGCGACTGTCGGCACGATCATCAGCGCCAGAATCAGTACTGCCGCCAACATTCCGACGCCGTAAATCGGGCCGGTGAAAAGCGGCAGGAAGCCAAGCCCATGCTGCAGAAATGGCCCGAGAATATTTCTGATAATCGGCGCGAGGACGAAGAGTCCCCACAGACCGTAAACTACGCTCGGCACGGCGGCCAGCAGCTCGATCAAAAAACCGAGCGGGGTGCTGACCCAGTCCGGCGAGAATTCGGCCAGGTAGATCGCCGCCAGCACGCCGATCGCGCCCGCCAGCACAATCGCAACAGTCGAACTCACGACGGTGCCGTAGATGAACGGCAACGCGCCGAACTTGCTCGCAACCGGATCCCAACTGCTTGACCACAGGAAGCTCAGGCCAAATGCCCGAATCGACGGCAGTGAATTGAGCAGCAGCTCGAGGAACAAGCCGATGACCAGTGCGAGAAAAATTCCGCACGCGAGATACATGGCGCTGACAAAGAGCTTCGCCGCGAGCCGATCCGGGTAGCCGCCCCATCCGGCTGACTCCGCCGCGTGCTGCCGCATTCGCGCGCGGCTCTGCGCGGTCGCCGTCTCGATCCCGGCCGGATCGGTCATAAGGTTATTCTGATCCACAACCGCGCCCGCCACGAGCTAACTGGTCTTCATCTGCTCGAGGACTTGAACCGCCTGCTGTTGGACATTTTCCGGCAGAGGCACATACGAAACCGCCTCCGCGGTAGCCTGACCCGTGGTGACGAGCCAGTTCATCAGCGCCTTGAGCGCGGCGCCGCGCGCCGGATCGGTGGGGTTCTGATAGAGTATCACCCAGGAATAACCGCTAATCGGGTATGAGTTCGCGCCCGCAGCGTCAACGATCGAGAAATCCGTCGCGCTTACATTCGGCTTGGTCGCCGCGGCGCTCTTGACTGTCGCGATCGCGGGATAAACGTAACTTCCTGCTTTGTTTTGCACCAGCGCGTAGGTCGTCTGATTTTGCAGTACATACGCCAGCTCAACATAGCCGATCGCGCCCGGAGTCTGGCTGACGAGACCGGCGACTCCCTCATTACCCTTGCCGCCGACGCCGACCGGCCACTGCACGCTCTTGCCAACTCCGACCTTTTGCTTCCACGCCGGTGAGACCGCGCTTAGAAAATCGGTGAAGATGTAGCTGGTGCCCGAGCCGTCGGAGCGATGGGCCACCACGATTGGCAAATCCGGCAGCTTGAGCGCGGAGTTGTTTTTTTGGATCGCCGGATCTTTCCAGTTGACGATATTGCCGAGAAAG encodes:
- the pstC gene encoding phosphate ABC transporter permease subunit PstC, whose protein sequence is MDQNNLMTDPAGIETATAQSRARMRQHAAESAGWGGYPDRLAAKLFVSAMYLACGIFLALVIGLFLELLLNSLPSIRAFGLSFLWSSSWDPVASKFGALPFIYGTVVSSTVAIVLAGAIGVLAAIYLAEFSPDWVSTPLGFLIELLAAVPSVVYGLWGLFVLAPIIRNILGPFLQHGLGFLPLFTGPIYGVGMLAAVLILALMIVPTVAAISRDVIAAVPQTQREAMLALGATRWEVIRRVVLPTARIGIFGACILALGRAIGETIATTMVIGNRPVISASLFAPGYTLSSVIANEFTEATTTVYLSALVELGLLLFIVSMIVNGLARLLLWSIVRPAK
- the pstS gene encoding phosphate ABC transporter substrate-binding protein PstS, which encodes MSLLAVVGLVIAGWGSAGAGIQLTGAGSTFDYPFFSRAFYNYSQQHDGVTVNYQSIGSGGGIQQFIAKTIDFGASDVPMNADELSHAGAPVLQIPVTLGGAAIAYNIPGIPSGLRLTRENIAEIFLGNIVNWKDPAIQKNNSALKLPDLPIVVAHRSDGSGTSYIFTDFLSAVSPAWKQKVGVGKSVQWPVGVGGKGNEGVAGLVSQTPGAIGYVELAYVLQNQTTYALVQNKAGSYVYPAIATVKSAAATKPNVSATDFSIVDAAGANSYPISGYSWVILYQNPTDPARGAALKALMNWLVTTGQATAEAVSYVPLPENVQQQAVQVLEQMKTS
- the pstA gene encoding phosphate ABC transporter permease PstA, which produces MNQAGADPTPGGRRRWRELLPVALSGLCAGGVATVLILILGYVAAQGFRAISIPFLTQLPHPVGIAGGGVANGIVGSLIIVGLAALMAFPVGLLTGIFLATYGRGPGANLIRFLCDVLASIPSIAIGLFAYTLLVQPFGHFSAISASFAFAVLMMPLIIRTTEQAMRGVPYEVREAALALGASEYHATRRFVLPVAWPGVITGLMLALARITGETAPLLFTAFGSQFWELNPANPMAELSLQIFTYAISPYKEWHEQAWGGALILILSVFALSAYARLRLRRNISYL